Proteins from one Shewanella pealeana ATCC 700345 genomic window:
- a CDS encoding IS1-like element IS1A family transposase (programmed frameshift), protein MASVSISCPSCSATDGVVRKRQSTAGHQRYLCSHCRKTWQLQFTYTASQPGTHQKIIDMAMNGVGCRATARIMGVGLNTILRHFKKLRPQSVTSRIQPGSDVIVCAEMDEQWGYVGAKSRQRWLFYAYDSLRKTVVAHVFGERTMATLGRLMSLLSPFDVVIWMTDGWPLYESRLKGKLHVISKRYTQRIERHNLNLRQHLARLGRKSLSFSKSVELHDKVIGHYLNIKHYQ, encoded by the exons GTGGCTTCTGTTTCTATCAGCTGTCCCTCCTGTTCAGCTACTGACGGGGTGGTGCGTAAACGGCAAAGCACCGCCGGACATCAGCGCTATCTCTGCTCTCACTGCCGTAAAACATGGCAACTGCAGTTCACTTACACCGCTTCTCAACCCGGTACGCACCAGAAAATCATTGATATGGCCATGAATGGCGTTGGATGCCGGGCAACAGCCCGCATTATGGGCGTTGGCCTCAACACGATTTTACGTCACT TTAAAAAACTCAGGCCGCAGTCGGTAACCTCGCGCATACAGCCGGGCAGTGACGTCATCGTCTGCGCGGAAATGGACGAACAGTGGGGCTATGTCGGGGCTAAATCGCGCCAGCGCTGGCTGTTTTACGCGTATGACAGTCTCCGGAAGACGGTTGTTGCGCACGTATTCGGTGAACGCACTATGGCGACGCTGGGGCGTCTTATGAGCCTGCTGTCACCCTTTGACGTGGTGATATGGATGACGGATGGCTGGCCGCTGTATGAATCCCGCCTGAAGGGAAAGCTGCACGTAATCAGCAAGCGATATACGCAGCGAATTGAGCGGCATAACCTGAATCTGAGGCAGCACCTGGCACGGCTGGGACGGAAGTCGCTGTCGTTCTCAAAATCGGTGGAGCTGCATGACAAAGTCATCGGGCATTATCTGAACATAAAACACTATCAATAA
- the secA gene encoding preprotein translocase subunit SecA: protein MFGKLLTKVFGSRNDRTLKAFGKVVNKVNALEAEYEKLSDEELKAKTAHFRERLDGGESLEGVLPEAFATVREASKRVFDMRHFDVQLIGGMILDSNRIAEMRTGEGKTLTATLPAYLNGLTGKGVHVITVNDYLAGRDAENNRPLFEFLGLTVGINVAGLGQVEKKAAYDADITYGTNNEFGFDYLRDNMAFSPSERVQRPLHYALIDEVDSILIDEARTPLIISGAAEDSSELYIKINTLIPNLIAQEKEDTEDYVGEGDYSVDEKSKQVHMTERGQEKVEVLLTERGMLAEGDSLYSAANISLLHHVNAALRAHTLFEKDVDYIVQDNEVVIVDEHTGRTMPGRRWSEGLHQAVEAKEGVHIQNENQTLASITFQNFFRQYEKLAGMTGTADTEAFEFQHIYGLDTVVVPTNRPMVRKDHPDLVYLTAEEKYAAIVKDIVGCRERGQPVLVGTVSIEQSELLHSLLKKEKIPHEILNAKFHEREADIVAQAGRTGAVTVATNMAGRGTDIVLGGNWNMEIEALTNPTDEQKAKIKADWKIRHDEVVEAGGLHILGTERHESRRIDNQLRGRSGRQGDSGSSRFYLSMEDSLMRIFASDRVSSMMKKLGMEEGEAIEHPWVSRAIENAQRKVEARNFDIRKQLLEFDDVANDQRQVVYAQRNELMDAESIQDTITNIQEDVVNGLVDQYIPRQSVEELWDVEGLEKRLQQEYAMSLPIQEWLDKEDDLHEETLRERIVETWVNAYKAKEEMVGEQVLRQFEKAVMLQTLDGLWKEHLSAMDHLRQGIHLRGYAQKNPKQEYKRESFELFQQMLESLKHDVISVLSKVQVQAQSDVEEMEERRRQEDAKIRRDYQHAEAEAIVGAEESAALAATQPTVRDGEKVGRNDPCPCGSGKKYKQCHGKLS from the coding sequence ATGTTTGGTAAATTACTGACAAAAGTATTTGGTAGTCGCAACGATCGTACACTTAAGGCATTTGGTAAAGTCGTTAATAAGGTTAACGCGCTAGAAGCTGAATACGAAAAGCTATCGGATGAAGAATTAAAAGCAAAAACAGCCCACTTCCGCGAGCGTTTAGACGGTGGTGAATCATTAGAAGGCGTTTTACCAGAAGCATTTGCTACTGTACGTGAAGCATCGAAGCGTGTATTTGATATGCGCCACTTCGATGTACAGCTTATTGGCGGCATGATTTTGGATAGTAACCGTATCGCAGAAATGCGTACCGGTGAAGGTAAAACCCTAACGGCAACTCTGCCTGCTTATTTAAATGGTTTAACAGGTAAAGGTGTTCACGTTATTACAGTGAACGACTACCTAGCTGGCCGTGATGCTGAAAATAACCGTCCTCTTTTTGAATTCCTTGGCTTAACTGTTGGTATTAACGTTGCGGGTCTTGGCCAGGTAGAAAAGAAAGCGGCTTATGATGCTGATATTACCTACGGAACTAACAATGAATTTGGTTTCGATTACCTGCGTGACAACATGGCGTTCTCTCCAAGCGAACGCGTACAACGGCCATTGCATTACGCGCTAATCGACGAAGTCGACTCGATTCTTATTGATGAAGCACGTACTCCGTTAATTATTTCTGGTGCTGCTGAAGATAGCTCTGAGCTATACATCAAGATTAACACGCTAATCCCTAACCTTATCGCGCAAGAGAAAGAAGATACTGAAGATTATGTGGGCGAAGGCGACTACTCTGTAGATGAGAAGTCAAAGCAAGTTCATATGACTGAGCGTGGGCAAGAGAAGGTTGAGGTCTTATTGACTGAGCGCGGCATGCTTGCCGAAGGTGATTCACTCTACTCAGCGGCTAACATCTCTTTATTACACCATGTGAATGCAGCACTACGCGCGCACACATTATTCGAGAAAGACGTCGACTATATTGTTCAAGATAACGAAGTAGTTATCGTTGATGAGCATACAGGCCGTACTATGCCTGGTCGTCGCTGGTCTGAAGGTCTACATCAAGCGGTTGAAGCGAAAGAAGGCGTTCATATTCAAAATGAAAACCAGACTCTTGCATCGATTACATTCCAGAACTTCTTCCGTCAATATGAAAAGCTTGCAGGTATGACGGGTACTGCCGATACCGAAGCGTTCGAATTCCAGCATATTTATGGTCTTGATACTGTAGTAGTACCAACAAACCGTCCAATGGTTCGTAAAGATCATCCGGATCTGGTTTACTTAACTGCTGAAGAGAAGTATGCCGCGATCGTTAAAGATATCGTTGGCTGTCGTGAGCGTGGTCAGCCAGTATTGGTTGGTACGGTTTCGATTGAGCAGTCAGAACTGCTGCACAGCTTACTGAAGAAAGAAAAGATCCCACATGAGATCTTGAATGCTAAGTTCCACGAACGTGAAGCAGATATCGTTGCTCAAGCGGGTCGTACTGGAGCGGTAACCGTTGCAACTAACATGGCGGGTCGTGGTACCGATATCGTGTTAGGTGGTAACTGGAACATGGAGATCGAAGCGCTAACCAATCCAACTGACGAGCAGAAAGCCAAGATTAAGGCTGACTGGAAAATTCGTCACGACGAAGTTGTTGAAGCCGGTGGTCTACACATCTTAGGTACAGAGCGTCACGAATCTCGCCGTATCGATAACCAGTTACGTGGTCGTTCTGGTCGTCAAGGTGACTCTGGTTCTTCTCGTTTTTACCTATCTATGGAAGATAGCTTAATGCGTATCTTCGCTTCAGACCGTGTCTCTTCAATGATGAAGAAGCTAGGTATGGAAGAAGGTGAAGCGATTGAGCATCCATGGGTGTCACGTGCTATCGAAAACGCGCAGCGTAAAGTAGAAGCTCGTAACTTCGATATTCGTAAGCAGTTACTTGAGTTTGATGATGTTGCTAACGATCAGCGCCAAGTCGTTTACGCGCAGCGTAATGAATTAATGGATGCCGAAAGTATTCAAGATACTATCACCAATATTCAAGAAGACGTGGTTAATGGTTTAGTTGATCAATACATTCCGCGTCAATCAGTAGAAGAGCTTTGGGATGTCGAAGGCCTAGAGAAACGTCTGCAACAAGAATATGCAATGAGTCTACCTATCCAAGAGTGGCTAGATAAAGAAGATGACTTGCACGAAGAAACATTACGTGAGCGTATTGTTGAAACTTGGGTTAATGCATACAAAGCTAAAGAAGAGATGGTAGGCGAGCAAGTGCTACGTCAATTCGAAAAAGCGGTAATGCTACAAACGCTAGACGGTTTATGGAAAGAGCACCTTTCAGCGATGGACCACTTGCGCCAAGGTATCCACTTACGTGGCTATGCACAGAAGAATCCAAAGCAAGAATATAAGCGTGAATCATTCGAGCTATTCCAGCAGATGCTTGAGTCATTAAAGCATGACGTCATTAGTGTATTGTCTAAAGTACAAGTACAGGCACAGTCAGATGTTGAAGAGATGGAAGAGCGCCGTCGTCAAGAAGACGCAAAAATCCGTCGTGACTATCAACACGCAGAAGCTGAAGCCATCGTTGGCGCTGAAGAAAGTGCAGCGCTTGCGGCTACTCAGCCAACGGTACGTGATGGCGAAAAAGTGGGACGTAACGATCCATGCCCATGTGGTTCAGGCAAGAAGTATAAACAGTGTCACGGTAAGCTAAGCTAA
- a CDS encoding M23 family metallopeptidase — protein MSVTVFIQGRNGATRWQPGKRWLLLPILLIAAGTGLYQHNAKQLTQQQANVDSERMAREEQKDELIALKSATETQLSMLVAHVARMQAKLTRLEALGQQVALNNQLEDQFDFSSEVGVGGISDLGTNIELDQLIADMDELVSRIDNNNVQLSLLETVASNLHIDEERYISGRPIQKGWLSSPYGLRNDPFNGKRTMHKGIDFAGKEGVDVIATAGGVVTWADKMFGYGELVEIDHGNGLSTRYGHNKALSVNVGDVVAKGEKIAVMGSTGRSTGPHVHYEVLRGGQQIDPQKYVYRKAG, from the coding sequence ATGAGTGTAACAGTTTTTATTCAAGGTCGAAATGGTGCCACACGCTGGCAACCAGGAAAGCGTTGGCTGCTTTTGCCGATACTGCTCATAGCAGCGGGTACGGGCCTTTATCAGCACAATGCTAAGCAACTTACACAGCAACAAGCTAATGTCGATAGCGAGCGTATGGCTCGTGAAGAACAAAAGGATGAGTTGATCGCGTTAAAGAGCGCGACTGAAACTCAGCTTTCGATGTTGGTAGCTCATGTCGCTCGTATGCAAGCTAAACTCACGCGCTTAGAAGCCTTGGGTCAGCAAGTTGCTTTAAATAATCAATTAGAAGATCAGTTTGATTTCTCTTCAGAAGTCGGTGTTGGCGGTATCAGTGATTTAGGTACTAACATCGAACTCGATCAGCTTATCGCCGATATGGATGAGCTAGTATCTCGAATAGATAATAATAATGTTCAGCTTTCACTACTTGAAACGGTAGCATCTAATCTCCATATAGATGAAGAACGTTATATATCTGGGCGACCAATTCAGAAAGGTTGGTTATCTTCGCCCTACGGTTTACGTAATGATCCTTTTAACGGTAAACGTACGATGCATAAAGGTATCGACTTTGCCGGAAAAGAGGGCGTCGATGTAATCGCTACCGCAGGTGGCGTAGTTACATGGGCGGACAAGATGTTTGGTTATGGTGAGTTAGTTGAAATTGATCATGGAAATGGTCTAAGCACTCGCTATGGTCACAATAAAGCTTTGTCAGTAAATGTGGGTGATGTGGTCGCTAAAGGCGAAAAAATCGCTGTTATGGGGAGTACTGGGCGCTCGACTGGGCCTCATGTGCACTATGAAGTGTTGCGCGGTGGACAGCAAATAGATCCGCAAAAATATGTCTACCGCAAGGCAGGGTAA
- a CDS encoding DUF721 domain-containing protein translates to MKKPPQDLSQLLHQQGNMPNLAEKAELLLHLDHYVKQVLTGPVTEQLKVANLRQGILVIETTTAAWAARINFQKPKILQLLQAETLPMLTAIEVKVNPSLLMYETKRKPAHNLISENAAAHIEALAEHTEGTLAVKLKRLAALASRSRQS, encoded by the coding sequence ATGAAAAAGCCCCCTCAGGATCTCAGTCAATTACTGCATCAGCAAGGCAACATGCCTAATCTCGCTGAAAAAGCAGAGCTGTTATTACACTTAGATCACTACGTGAAACAAGTGTTGACTGGTCCAGTGACAGAGCAACTAAAGGTTGCCAATTTACGCCAAGGGATCTTGGTTATTGAAACAACCACGGCTGCTTGGGCGGCAAGAATTAACTTCCAAAAACCCAAAATACTACAATTGCTACAAGCCGAAACGTTACCCATGCTTACCGCAATCGAGGTTAAAGTCAACCCAAGCTTGTTAATGTATGAAACAAAACGTAAGCCTGCTCACAACCTAATTAGTGAAAATGCCGCCGCTCACATTGAAGCTTTAGCTGAACATACTGAGGGGACATTAGCGGTAAAACTAAAACGGCTGGCTGCATTAGCCAGCCGTTCAAGGCAATCTTAA
- the lpxC gene encoding UDP-3-O-acyl-N-acetylglucosamine deacetylase, translating into MIFQRTVKEMVKTTGVGLHSGNKVTLIIKPAPVNTGIKLVRTDLSPAVEIPAVADQVRETTMCTALVNDDGVRISTIEHLFAALAGLGIDNAVIEVDAPEIPIMDGSASPFVFLLQSVGIQEQNAAKKYIKITKPIRVEDGDKWAELKPFKGFRVDFAIDFNHPEIARSQQHMVMDFSSSAFIKDISRARTFGFMRDIEYLRANNLALGGSMENAVVLDEYRVLNPDGLRYEDEFVKHKILDAFGDLYVAGHAIVGEFCAYKTGHALNNQLVRAMLAQQDAWEIVSFEKEADAPVSFSVPAGAVFA; encoded by the coding sequence ATGATTTTTCAAAGAACTGTCAAAGAAATGGTTAAGACTACTGGTGTTGGATTGCATTCCGGCAACAAGGTGACTTTGATCATTAAGCCCGCACCAGTTAATACCGGCATTAAGCTAGTTCGTACCGACTTGTCACCAGCAGTGGAAATTCCAGCTGTTGCCGATCAAGTGCGTGAAACGACTATGTGTACAGCCTTGGTTAATGACGATGGTGTTCGTATATCAACAATTGAGCATCTATTCGCTGCGCTAGCCGGATTAGGTATCGATAACGCAGTTATCGAAGTTGACGCGCCTGAAATTCCAATTATGGATGGCAGTGCGAGTCCTTTTGTTTTCCTATTGCAATCAGTAGGCATCCAAGAGCAAAACGCAGCTAAGAAATATATTAAAATCACTAAACCAATTCGTGTTGAAGATGGTGATAAATGGGCAGAGTTGAAACCCTTTAAAGGTTTCAGAGTCGATTTCGCTATTGACTTTAATCACCCTGAAATTGCTCGTAGTCAGCAGCATATGGTGATGGATTTCTCATCGTCTGCTTTTATTAAAGATATCAGCCGCGCTAGAACCTTTGGTTTTATGCGAGATATCGAATATTTAAGAGCCAATAATCTTGCACTAGGCGGCAGCATGGAAAATGCTGTTGTACTTGACGAATATCGCGTCCTCAACCCCGATGGCCTGCGTTATGAGGACGAGTTTGTTAAGCACAAGATTCTTGATGCCTTTGGTGATCTGTATGTGGCGGGTCACGCGATTGTTGGTGAGTTCTGTGCATATAAAACAGGACATGCACTTAACAACCAGTTAGTGCGTGCCATGCTTGCACAACAAGATGCTTGGGAAATCGTGAGCTTTGAAAAAGAAGCCGACGCACCTGTCAGCTTCTCAGTACCAGCCGGTGCTGTATTCGCTTAA